In the Hordeum vulgare subsp. vulgare chromosome 7H, MorexV3_pseudomolecules_assembly, whole genome shotgun sequence genome, one interval contains:
- the LOC123411720 gene encoding 3-ketoacyl-CoA synthase 6-like: MNQSRKNKGTYVHSGNMVSSPLHANKHVLKPLYQLLVNNFLAVVIVPVTAIGVLRKAAQLGPDELLTQLHGLRQVHVFLAVFLPSALVTLCLMRRPRSVYLVDYACCRPKPNCRVSMGSFTENARIMPYLDDGSFRFLTRMLERSGLGDQTYLHPSLHNIPPRCSLGDSRDEAEQVIFAAIDDLLAKTGISPGAIDIIVTNCTAFNPTPSFTDTIINKYRLRSDIRDAHISGMGCSAGVISMEVARNLLQAAPHGSHALVVSTETTSLINYTGKNRAMLLPAVLFRMGAAAVLLSTSKSASRFRLTHVVRTLTAAQDRAYRCAYQEEDEEGQTGINLSKDLVAIAGDTLKANIVAIGSLVLPPSEKLLFALSFVARKVLKRKMKVYVPDFRTAFEHFCIHSGGRAVIDAVQTSLCLSDEDVEPSRMTLHRFGNTSSSSLWYELAYIEAKRRTRKGDRVWMVGFGSGFKCNSAVWECIRAPNNGPIGAPWADSIHHYPV; this comes from the coding sequence ATGAACCAAAGCCGGAAAAACAAGGGCACGTACGTCCACTCCGGCAACATGGTGAGCTCACCACTCCATGCCAACAAGCACGTCCTCAAACCCCTCTACCAGCTGCTTGTCAACAACTtcctcgccgtcgtcatcgtgccAGTGACAGCCATCGGCGTTCTCCGGAAAGCCGCGCAGCTCGGCCCCGACGAGCTACTCACCCAGCTCCATGGCTTgcggcaggtccacgtcttcctgGCCGTCTTCCTCCCGTCGGCCTTGGTCACCCTCTGCCTCATGCGCCGCCCTCGCAGCGTGTACCTCGTGGACTACGCTTGCTGCCGGCCAAAACCCAATTGCCGCGTGTCCATGGGCTCCTTCACCGAGAACGCTCGCATCATGCCGTACCTCGACGATGGCAGCTTCCGCTTCTTGACGCGGATGCTCGAGCGCTCGGGCCTCGGCGACCAGACCTACCTCCACCCTTCCTTGCACAATATCCCCCCGCGCTGCAGCCTAGGCGACAGCCGCGACGAGGCGGAGCAGGTCATCTTTGCAGCCATCGACGACCTGTTGGCCAAGACGGGCATAAGTCCCGGGGCCATCGACATCATCGTCACCAACTGCACCGCGTTCAACCCGACGCCGAGCTTCACTGACACGATCATAAACAAGTACAGGCTCCGAAGCGACATCCGGGACGCCCACATCTCCGGGATGGGGTGCAGCGCCGGGGTGATCTCCATGGAGGTAGCGAGGAACCTCCTGCAGGCGGCGCCGCACGGCTCGCACGCCCTGGTGGTGTCCACGGAGACCACCTCGCTCATCAACTACACGGGGAAGAACCGCGCGATGTTGCTGCCGGCCGTCCTGTTCCGCATGGGCGCGGCCGCGGTGCTGCTGTCGACGTCCAAGTCTGCATCCCGGTTCCGGCTCACGCACGTCGTGCGGACGCTCACCGCCGCGCAGGACAGAGCGTACCGGTGCGCGTaccaggaggaggacgaggaaggGCAGACGGGAATAAACCTGTCCAAGGACCTCGTGGCTATCGCCGGCGACACGCTCAAGGCAAACATCGTCGCAATAGGGTCCCTGGTCCTCCCACCTTCGGAGAAGCTGCTCTTTGCGCTGTCCTTCGTTGCGCGGAAGGTGCTCAAGAGAAAAATGAAGGTATATGTCCCTGATTTCCGCACGGCCTTCGAGCACTTCTGCATCCATTCGGGTGGCCGTGCCGTCATCGACGCGGTGCAAACTAGCTTATGCTTATCAGACGAGGACGTCGAGCCATCAAGGATGACGCTTCACCGGTTCGGGAACACGTCCAGCAGTTCGTTGTGGTATGAGCTTGCATACATCGAGGCCAAGAGACGGACGCGCAAGGGCGACCGGGTGTGGATGGTCGGGTTCGGCTCTGGGTTCAAGTGCAACAGCGCCGTGTGGGAGTGCATCAGGGCGCCTAACAACGGCCCTATTggtgcgccatgggctgattCCATCCATCATTATCCTGTATAG